One window of Novosphingobium sp. 9U genomic DNA carries:
- a CDS encoding S9 family peptidase → MRRALVAVSLSLLAVPLQAQVPNPEAAYKAAGAAATRPRATIAYGSSALQVADLRLPKGQGPFPVAVVVHGGCFMSSVDKRTSIAAFADALTARGFATWNIEYRRVGDPGGGWPGSFEDVAAAVDKLANIAPRYKLDLTRVTMVGHSAGAYFALWASSRSRIGSPWRSTKVRPVSVIAIDGPGALAPFIGVDAEVCGRPVIVPLMGGTPARRPAEYHIASPQDHQPLGIKQLMVEGELKDLMEPYIASAKAGGDPVLILAPSQANHFDIVTPATKNGQAVLEFIAAHALPSPANDDGRGQPTFSP, encoded by the coding sequence ATGCGTCGAGCGCTGGTTGCCGTGAGCTTGTCTTTACTGGCTGTTCCCTTGCAAGCGCAGGTTCCAAATCCTGAAGCTGCCTACAAGGCAGCGGGTGCAGCAGCGACAAGGCCGCGGGCGACAATCGCATACGGCTCATCAGCGCTGCAGGTTGCGGATCTGAGACTGCCCAAAGGTCAGGGTCCGTTCCCGGTCGCGGTGGTCGTGCATGGTGGCTGCTTCATGTCGAGCGTGGATAAGCGCACGAGCATAGCGGCCTTCGCCGATGCGCTGACTGCTCGGGGCTTTGCAACATGGAACATCGAATACCGCCGCGTCGGCGATCCCGGCGGCGGATGGCCTGGGAGCTTTGAGGACGTTGCCGCTGCGGTGGACAAGCTCGCCAACATAGCGCCGCGCTACAAGCTTGATCTCACGCGAGTGACGATGGTCGGTCATTCCGCGGGTGCATATTTTGCGCTTTGGGCATCGTCCCGGAGTCGAATTGGCTCACCCTGGCGCAGCACCAAGGTTCGACCCGTAAGCGTGATCGCGATCGATGGACCCGGCGCGCTGGCACCCTTTATAGGTGTGGATGCTGAAGTTTGCGGTAGACCGGTGATCGTGCCGCTCATGGGTGGAACACCCGCGCGGCGCCCCGCTGAATACCATATTGCCAGCCCACAAGATCACCAACCGCTCGGGATCAAGCAGCTCATGGTAGAAGGTGAGCTCAAGGACCTCATGGAACCTTACATCGCATCGGCCAAAGCCGGTGGCGACCCGGTCCTGATTCTGGCTCCGTCCCAAGCCAATCACTTCGACATCGTGACGCCGGCAACCAAGAATGGGCAGGCCGTGCTTGAGTTTATTGCGGCTCACGCTCTTCCAAGCCCTGCTAACGACGATGGCCGAGGCCAACCTACTTTCTCACCGTGA